The proteins below come from a single Pleuronectes platessa chromosome 1, fPlePla1.1, whole genome shotgun sequence genomic window:
- the LOC128445905 gene encoding carbohydrate sulfotransferase 8 isoform X2, translating into MMLGSTPRQSRETLSTQDREGSKSDNHQATEGVLSSLVPPMQFPHFESSRQTATPGSPEQDIDPHHVSKRQRKLLKTRPQISHPSNNVSSSFTSSTSGSFCHESWVKLVKQLEDRKKLMKEICAKYKSSISRTITRHHVKYLFVVDKYKLLYCQVPKAGCSNWKRTLMVLAGQAYNTQSIKHDSVHYDHRLKKLDSFDQKGIMHRLKTYTKVMFVREPLERMVSAYRDKFGNPNNYYHSLFGKPIISKYRANASLEALRTGNGVTFKEFVQYLLDVHRPVGMDIHWEQANQLCNPCLIDYDFIGKFETMYEESNFFLRLIGAPQNLTLPSFKDRNPTETRTSTQVTQNYFSEVSMMERQRVYDFYYMDYLMFNYSKPFKDLY; encoded by the exons ATGATGCTTGGAAGCACTCCACGGCAGTCCAGAGAG ACTCTTTCTACTCAGGACAGAGAGGGAAGTAAATCTGACAACCATCAAGCAACAGAAGGCGTCTTGTCCAGCCTGGTTCCTCCAATGCAGTTCCCACACTTTGAGAGTAGCCGACAGACAGCAACCCCTGGGTCTCCAGAACAGGACATAGACCCCCATCATGTCTCCAAAAGACAGCGCAAGTTGCTGAAAACCAGGCCCCAGATCAGTCACCCCTCCAATAATGTTTCGTCATCCTTCACATCTTCCACCTCAGGCTCTTTTTGCCATGAGAGCTGGGTAAAGCTTGTCAAACAATTGGAGGATCGCAAGAAACTGATGAAGGAAATATGTGCTAAGTACAAAAGCAGCATCTCCAGGACCATCACACGGCATCATGTGAAATACCTCTTTGTGGTGGACAAGTACAAGTTGTTGTACTGCCAGGTGCCCAAGGCGGGCTGTTCCAACTGGAAGAGGACTCTGATGGTGCTTGCTGGCCAGGCCTACAACACTCAGAGTATTAAACATGATTCAGTCCACTATGACCATCGCCTCAAGAAGCTCGACAGCTTTGACCAAAAGGGCATCATGCATCGACTGAAAACGTATACCAAAGTCATGTTTGTCCGAGAACCCTTGGAGAGGATGGTGTCGGCTTATAGGGACAAGTTTGGAAATCCAAACAACTACTACCACTCACTGTTTGGGAAACCCATCATCTCCAAGTACAGGGCCAACGCGTCCTTGGAAGCACTAAGGACGGGCAATGGGGTCACATTCAAGGAGTTTGTCCAGTACCTGCTGGACGTCCACAGGCCTGTGGGAATGGACATCCACTGGGAGCAGGCCAACCAGCTCTGCAACCCTTGTCTCATAGACTACGACTTCATCGGAAAGTTTGAGACCATGTATGAGGAGTCCAACTTTTTCCTGCGATTGATCGGGGCACCACAGAACCTCACGCTGCCTAGTTTTAAAGACAGGAACCCAACCGAGACGAGGACCTCTACGCAGGTCACACAAAATTACTTCTCAGAGGTCAGTATGATGGAGAGACAGCGAGTCTATGACTTCTACTACATGGACTACTTGATGTTTAACTACTCCAAGCCTTTTAAAGATTTATATTGA